The DNA segment TGGTACAGAGCGCACCGATGGATTGCTCCAAAAACGTAAATTCAGCTCCTTCAGTCGCTGGTCTTGTTCCATACAGAAAGCCAAGAATAATCAGCACTATTAAAGGTAATATCACGGCAAAGATTACCATGTTCATGTTTCGGATATTCAACTTCAGCTCATTTTTTAAGAGCACAGCAAAAGACCTCATTCCGCATCGACCTCCTCACCAGCAAGTGCTAAATATGCATCCTCAAATTTTTCGCAACCGCTCTTTTTTATGGCCTGCATAATCGTCCCATAGAACGCAATTTGTCCCTTTTTGAGAATACAAATCTCGTCACACAGAGCCTCAACTTCGTCCATAAAGTGCGAAGTTAGAAAAATTGTCATTCCTTGCTTTTTTAGTCCTTCGAGGATTTTCCAAACATCACGCCGGGCCTTTGTGTCAAGACCGGTGGTCAATTCATCCAGAAAAACAACCTGCGGATTGGGGATTAAAGCAAGTACAATAAAAAGCCGCTGGCGTTCTCCACCCGATAGACTTTTGACTGCTGAATTTGTTTTGTTCACAAGTCCGAACTGCGTACACAGCTTTTTCCAGTCGGCTGGGGTCTTATATAGACAAGCGGTTTCTTCGCATAGCTCCGACACTTTAATCTCCGGCTGATAATCACACTCTTGAAATTGAACACCAACCTTTTGGAACAGACGGCGTCTGTCCTTTTGGGGGTCAAGAGAGAGAATAGTCATTTCACCGCTGTCAGCTTTCTTTGTTCCTAAAATGCACTCAATCGTTGTGCTTTTTCCTGCTCCATTTGCCCCCAGCAGGCCGAACACCGTACCTGCCTTTACCGATAGACTCACATGATCTACCGCTGGGAGTTGACCATAGGCTTTTGTCAGCCCCCGCACTTGGATAATTGTTTCCATAGCGATACCTCCTTCATTTTGATAGCAAAAGAATACCACCAGCCCAAAGACTGGTGGTAAAGTGGAGGGTTTTAATAATTTTCCTTCATTTCTTGTAACATTCCCATGATTTTCTTTGCGTTATATTCCGCCGCCGCCAAAGATATGATTAGCCGGTCACAAACCGAAATAATATCCTCTGACTGTTGGGGTGTATTCAATGCGGCTTTAATATCCACATCTG comes from the Eubacteriaceae bacterium Marseille-Q4139 genome and includes:
- a CDS encoding ABC transporter ATP-binding protein produces the protein METIIQVRGLTKAYGQLPAVDHVSLSVKAGTVFGLLGANGAGKSTTIECILGTKKADSGEMTILSLDPQKDRRRLFQKVGVQFQECDYQPEIKVSELCEETACLYKTPADWKKLCTQFGLVNKTNSAVKSLSGGERQRLFIVLALIPNPQVVFLDELTTGLDTKARRDVWKILEGLKKQGMTIFLTSHFMDEVEALCDEICILKKGQIAFYGTIMQAIKKSGCEKFEDAYLALAGEEVDAE